Proteins encoded together in one Solanum lycopersicum chromosome 7, SLM_r2.1 window:
- the LOC101265346 gene encoding reticulon-like protein B21 isoform X1 — protein sequence MEVVSKKRGKNSRNGVVVASCVWENRMRFDEFKGGMNVYSEKEETPQVENDEMKTNEVEEEKKLEMGSKTNLGVGCFVMSGKRKNWKSESNFEGNPIEISTKRSQLCKELSVSAMKKSPIQSKKKREGNEKMCELKKVKNVSPNGNLRNSLQPMKAKSEKCQEIVLIEENKVVGVSKRNLERVFSGSSDGNEENKVVVDESKMNLERVFVESSDGNEENKVVDVCDESKRNLERVFSESSDENEVVVNESKKNLEMVFVESSDENEVVDVLDESKKNLEMVFVEENKVVDVLDESMKNLEMVFVESSDENEENKVVDELKKNVNGNEWNQIQLRKVKSEANKAQNMDGKNCDLRKVKSMCLNGNLKNSLQVVKTKTEKCNKSFEKNKVLEENCEEKLNLENENFKILEEEVEKENSLAKEIKTKKIVIVEEKKVHTSNNEKKQMSISPIIKKQSIPSFSGQSRTLHHHSNPSRTKPVPVSDEYQRNIPRQHSKLASLVDLVMWTDTSKSALIFGIGTFFIISSSYTKDLNISFISVISYLGLVYLATIFLFRSLRGANDIGESSEYVLGEEEAMWILKLILPYINEFLMKIRALFSGDPATTMKMAVLLFIFARCGSSITIWKMSKLGFFGVFIVPKVCSSYSTQLTAYGTFWIRRFRDAWESCTHKKAVAFAIFTLIWNLSSISARIWAVFMLYVGFRYYQQKMMKEGWIDEEEITKSEDYWQERQKRIERKKQKKTI from the exons ATGGAAGTTGTTAGCaagaaaaggggaaaaaattcaagaaatggtGTTGTTGTGGCAAGTTGTGTGTGGGAAAATAGAATGAGATTTGATGAATTCAAAGGTGGAATGAATGTGTATagtgaaaaagaagaaaccCCACAAGTTGAAAATGATGAGATGAAAAcaaatgaagttgaagaagaaaaaaagttggAAATGGGGTCAAAAACTAATCTTGGTGTTGGTTGTTTTGTTATGAGtggaaagagaaaaaattggAAATCTGAGAGTAATTTTGAAGGGAACCCAATTGAGATATCAACAAAAAGATCTCAACTTTGTAAAGAATTGAGTGTTAGTGCAATGAAGAAAAGTCCAATTCAGAGCAAGAAGAAAAGGGAAGGAAATGAGAAAATGTGTGAGTTAAAGAAGGTGAAAAATGTGTCTCCTAATGGGAATTTGAGGAATTCACTTCAACCAATGAAAGCAAAATCAGAGAAATGTCAAGAGATTGTTCTAATTGAGGAAAATAAGGTTGTTGGTGTTTCAAAAAGGAATCTTGAAAGGGTATTTAGTGGATCAAGTGAtggaaatgaagaaaataaagttgttgttgatgagtcaaaaatgaatcttgaaaggGTATTTGTTGAATCAAGTGAtggaaatgaagaaaataaggtTGTTGATGTTTGTGATGAGTCAAAAAGGAATCTTGAAAGGGTATTTAGTGAATCAAGTGATGAAAATGAGGTTGTTGTTAATGAGTCAAAGAAGAATCTTGAAATGGTATTTGTTGAATCAAGTGATGAAAATGAGGTTGTTGATGTTCTTGATGAGTCAAAGAAGAATCTTGAAATGGTATTTGTTGAAGAAAATAAGGTTGTTGATGTTCTTGATGAGTCAATGAAGAATCTTGAAATGGTATTTGTTGAATcaagtgatgaaaatgaagaaaataaggtTGTTGATGAGTTAAAGAAGAATGTTAATGGTAATGAGTGGAATCAAATTCAACTAAGGAAAGTGAAATCAGAGGCAAATAAGGCACAAAATATGGATggaaaaaattgtgatttaagGAAAGTGAAATCTATGTGTCTTAATGGGAACTTGAAGAATTCACTTCAAGTTGTGAAAACAAAAACAGAGAAATGTAACAAgagttttgagaaaaataaggtTCTTGAGGAAAATTGTGAAGAAAAATTGAatcttgaaaatgaaaatttcaagattttggaagaagaagttgaaaaggaaaatagtttagcaAAAGAGATTAAAACTAAAAAGATTGTAATTGTTGAAGAGAAAAAAGTTCATACAAGTAACAATGAGAAAAAACAAATGTCCATTTCTCCAATTATCAAGAAACAGTCTATTCCTTCATTTTCAGGCCAATCAAGAACTCTTCATCATCATTCAAATCCATCAAGAACTAAACCAG TTCCAGTATCAGATGAATATCAGAGAAATATTCCAAGACAACATAGCAAACTAGCAAGCTTGG TTGATTTGGTCATGTGGACAGATACATCAAAATCAGCATTAATCTTTGGAATTGgaacatttttcattatttcctcTTCATATACTAAAGATCTCAATATCAG cTTCATTTCTGTGATTTCCTATTTGGGGCTGGTTTACCTTGCTAcgatatttctatttagatccCTTAG ggGTGCAAATGATATAGGTGAATCAAGTGAATATGTATTAGGGGAAGAAGAAGCAATGTGgatattgaaattaatattGCCTTATATAAATGAATTTCTCATGAAAATTAGAGCTCTTTTTTCTGGGGATCCTGCTACTACAATGaag ATGGCAGTTCTACTGTTTATTTTTGCAAGATGTGGCAGTTCCATAACTATTTGGAAGATGTCAAAATTgg GTTTTTTTGGAGTTTTCATAGTACCAAAAGTCTGTTCTTCTTATTCCACACAGTTAACTGCCTATG gTACATTTTGGATTAGACGTTTTCGAGATGCTTGGGAAAGTTGTACTCACAAGAAAGCAGTTGCATTTGCAATATTCACACTTATATGGAATTTATCTTCAATTTCTGCTAGAATTTGGGCAG tttttatgttatatgtggGATTTAGGTATTACCAACAAAAAATGATGAAAGAAGGATGGatagatgaagaagaaattacAAAATCAGAGGATTATTGgcaagaaagacaaaagagaattgagagaaaaaagcaaaagaaaacaatttaa
- the LOC138337219 gene encoding RNA polymerase II C-terminal domain phosphatase-like 4, protein MMSLMADSPVHSSSSDDFAAFLDAELDSASDVSPELDEVENGEAEVEVELEDEKGKDEDNDTGDGDDGNIDSRRSKKRKIELIEAAVDPQSLVSRGESAETSGASLALDVCTHPGVMGGMCIRCGQKVEDESGVAFGYIHKNLRLADDEVARLRDKDLKNLLRHKKLILVLDLDHTLLNSTRLADISAEESYLKDQREVLPDALRSNLFKLDWIHMMTKLRPFVHTFLKEASSLFEMYIYTMGERPYALEMAKLLDPGGIYFHSRVIAQSDSTRRHQKGLDVVLGQESAVLILDDTEVVWGKHRENLILMDRYHFFTSSCRQFGLKCKSLSEQKSDENEAEGALASILEVLQRIHRLFFDPERGDNIMERDVRQVLKTVRKEILKGCKIVFTGVIPIQCQPENHYYWKLAEKLGATFSTEVDESVTHVVSMNDKTEKSRQAVREKKFLVHPRWIEAANYLWRKPPEENFPVSS, encoded by the exons ATG ATGAGTCTGATGGCAGATTCTCCCGTCCACTCATCAAGCAGCGATGATTTTGCAGCATTTCTCGATGCAGAGTTGGACTCTGCTTCTGATGTATCACCTGAGCTAGACGAAGTAGAAAATGGAGAAGCAGAGGTAGAGGTAGAGTTGGAAGATGAGAAAGGGAAAGATGAAGACAACGACactggtgatggtgatgatggcaacATAGATTCGAGAAG GTCAAAGAAGCGTAAAATTGAGTTGATTGAAGCTGCAGTTGATCCACAGAGTTTAGTGTCTCGTGGAGAATCAGCAGAAACTTCAG GAGCATCTTTGGCGCTGGATGTATGCACTCATCCCGGTGTCATGGGAGGGATGTGTATACGGTGTGGGCAGAAGGTGGAAGATGAATCTGGTGTTGCTTTTGGATACATACACAAG AATTTGAGGCTTGCAGATGATGAAGTTGCTAGATTACGTGACAAGGACCTGAAGAATTTACTACGGCACAAAAAGCTGATCTTGGTTCTAGATTTAGACCACACACTTTTGAACTCAACTAGACTTGCAGATATTTCTGCAGAGGAATCATATTTGAAGGACCAACGAGAAGTACTGCCTG ATGCTTTAAGAAGCAACCTTTTCAAATTGGACTGGATACACATGATGACAAAGCTGAGGCCATTTGTCCACACCTTCCTGAAAGAAGCCAGTAGTTTGTTCGAGATGTACATTTATACAATGGGCGAACGTCCTTATGCGTTGGAAATGGCAAAGTTACTTGACCCTGGAGGTATCTACTTCCATTCTAGAGTGATTGCTCAATCAGACTCCACTCGGAGACATCAAAAGGGTCTCGATGTCGTTTTGGGCCAAGAAAGTGCTGTTCTGATCCTTGATGATACTGAAGTG GTATGGGGGAAGCACAGGGAAAATCTTATACTGATGGACAGATATCATTTCTTTACCTCAAGTTGTCGACAATTCGGTTTGAAATGTAAATCACTTTCTGAACAGaaaagtgatgaaaatgaagcTGAGGGAGCGCTTGCCTCTATCCTAGAAGTACTGCAAAGGATCCACAGACTATTCTTCGACCCG GAACGTGGGGACAATATTATGGAGCGGGATGTTAGGCAG GTGCTGAAAACTGTTCGGAAGGAAATACTGAAGGGCTGTAAAATCGTCTTCACTGGTGTAATTCCCATACAATGCCAACCAGAAAACCACTACTACTGGAAATTGGCTGAGAAATTAGGAGCTACATTCTCCACAGAAGTTGATGAATCGGTGACACATGTGGTCTCCATGAATGACAAGACTGAAAAGTCACGTCAGGCAGTGCGGGAGAAGAAGTTTTTGGTCCATCCAAGATGGATTGAAGCTGCTAACTACTTGTGGCGAAAGCCTCCTGAAGAGAACTTCCCAGTCAGTTCATAA
- the LOC101265346 gene encoding reticulon-like protein B21 isoform X2, which yields MEVVSKKRGKNSRNGVVVASCVWENRMRFDEFKGGMNVYSEKEETPQVENDEMKTNEVEEEKKLEMGSKTNLGVGCFVMSGKRKNWKSESNFEGNPIEISTKRSQLCKELSVSAMKKSPIQSKKKREGNEKMCELKKVKNVSPNGNLRNSLQPMKAKSEKCQEIVLIEENKVVGVSKRNLERVFSGSSDGNEENKVVVDESKMNLERVFVESSDGNEENKVVDVCDESKRNLERVFSESSDENEVVVNESKKNLEMVFVESSDENEVVDVLDESKKNLEMVFVEENKVVDVLDESMKNLEMVFVESSDENEENKVVDELKKNVNGNEWNQIQLRKVKSEANKAQNMDGKNCDLRKVKSMCLNGNLKNSLQVVKTKTEKCNKSFEKNKVLEENCEEKLNLENENFKILEEEVEKENSLAKEIKTKKIVIVEEKKVHTSNNEKKQMSISPIIKKQSIPSFSGQSRTLHHHSNPSRTKPVPVSDEYQRNIPRQHSKLASLVDLVMWTDTSKSALIFGIGTFFIISSSYTKDLNIRGANDIGESSEYVLGEEEAMWILKLILPYINEFLMKIRALFSGDPATTMKMAVLLFIFARCGSSITIWKMSKLGFFGVFIVPKVCSSYSTQLTAYGTFWIRRFRDAWESCTHKKAVAFAIFTLIWNLSSISARIWAVFMLYVGFRYYQQKMMKEGWIDEEEITKSEDYWQERQKRIERKKQKKTI from the exons ATGGAAGTTGTTAGCaagaaaaggggaaaaaattcaagaaatggtGTTGTTGTGGCAAGTTGTGTGTGGGAAAATAGAATGAGATTTGATGAATTCAAAGGTGGAATGAATGTGTATagtgaaaaagaagaaaccCCACAAGTTGAAAATGATGAGATGAAAAcaaatgaagttgaagaagaaaaaaagttggAAATGGGGTCAAAAACTAATCTTGGTGTTGGTTGTTTTGTTATGAGtggaaagagaaaaaattggAAATCTGAGAGTAATTTTGAAGGGAACCCAATTGAGATATCAACAAAAAGATCTCAACTTTGTAAAGAATTGAGTGTTAGTGCAATGAAGAAAAGTCCAATTCAGAGCAAGAAGAAAAGGGAAGGAAATGAGAAAATGTGTGAGTTAAAGAAGGTGAAAAATGTGTCTCCTAATGGGAATTTGAGGAATTCACTTCAACCAATGAAAGCAAAATCAGAGAAATGTCAAGAGATTGTTCTAATTGAGGAAAATAAGGTTGTTGGTGTTTCAAAAAGGAATCTTGAAAGGGTATTTAGTGGATCAAGTGAtggaaatgaagaaaataaagttgttgttgatgagtcaaaaatgaatcttgaaaggGTATTTGTTGAATCAAGTGAtggaaatgaagaaaataaggtTGTTGATGTTTGTGATGAGTCAAAAAGGAATCTTGAAAGGGTATTTAGTGAATCAAGTGATGAAAATGAGGTTGTTGTTAATGAGTCAAAGAAGAATCTTGAAATGGTATTTGTTGAATCAAGTGATGAAAATGAGGTTGTTGATGTTCTTGATGAGTCAAAGAAGAATCTTGAAATGGTATTTGTTGAAGAAAATAAGGTTGTTGATGTTCTTGATGAGTCAATGAAGAATCTTGAAATGGTATTTGTTGAATcaagtgatgaaaatgaagaaaataaggtTGTTGATGAGTTAAAGAAGAATGTTAATGGTAATGAGTGGAATCAAATTCAACTAAGGAAAGTGAAATCAGAGGCAAATAAGGCACAAAATATGGATggaaaaaattgtgatttaagGAAAGTGAAATCTATGTGTCTTAATGGGAACTTGAAGAATTCACTTCAAGTTGTGAAAACAAAAACAGAGAAATGTAACAAgagttttgagaaaaataaggtTCTTGAGGAAAATTGTGAAGAAAAATTGAatcttgaaaatgaaaatttcaagattttggaagaagaagttgaaaaggaaaatagtttagcaAAAGAGATTAAAACTAAAAAGATTGTAATTGTTGAAGAGAAAAAAGTTCATACAAGTAACAATGAGAAAAAACAAATGTCCATTTCTCCAATTATCAAGAAACAGTCTATTCCTTCATTTTCAGGCCAATCAAGAACTCTTCATCATCATTCAAATCCATCAAGAACTAAACCAG TTCCAGTATCAGATGAATATCAGAGAAATATTCCAAGACAACATAGCAAACTAGCAAGCTTGG TTGATTTGGTCATGTGGACAGATACATCAAAATCAGCATTAATCTTTGGAATTGgaacatttttcattatttcctcTTCATATACTAAAGATCTCAATATCAG ggGTGCAAATGATATAGGTGAATCAAGTGAATATGTATTAGGGGAAGAAGAAGCAATGTGgatattgaaattaatattGCCTTATATAAATGAATTTCTCATGAAAATTAGAGCTCTTTTTTCTGGGGATCCTGCTACTACAATGaag ATGGCAGTTCTACTGTTTATTTTTGCAAGATGTGGCAGTTCCATAACTATTTGGAAGATGTCAAAATTgg GTTTTTTTGGAGTTTTCATAGTACCAAAAGTCTGTTCTTCTTATTCCACACAGTTAACTGCCTATG gTACATTTTGGATTAGACGTTTTCGAGATGCTTGGGAAAGTTGTACTCACAAGAAAGCAGTTGCATTTGCAATATTCACACTTATATGGAATTTATCTTCAATTTCTGCTAGAATTTGGGCAG tttttatgttatatgtggGATTTAGGTATTACCAACAAAAAATGATGAAAGAAGGATGGatagatgaagaagaaattacAAAATCAGAGGATTATTGgcaagaaagacaaaagagaattgagagaaaaaagcaaaagaaaacaatttaa